In one Denitratisoma sp. genomic region, the following are encoded:
- a CDS encoding glycoside hydrolase family 15 protein, with the protein MKTLDLALIGNSSIGALLDEKAEVVWACFPRFDGDALFCSLLRERTDESGFGFMAVDLLDFTHAEQEYLTNTAILVTRLHDRHGGVVEVTDFSPRFRQHGRMFAPMTLVRQVRRLSGSPRIVLRVRPAHDYGRERPAVTWGSNHIRFVTPDLVLRLTTDASVTAVIEETPFFLDDMVTLILGPDETLQGAVGETGRRFAEETAAYWREWVRYLGIPYEWQEAVIRAAITLKLNAYDDSGAIIAAMTTSIPEAADSGRNWDYRYCWLRDGYFVVNALNRLGTTQTMERYLGYVVNIAAGAKDGVLQPVYRINGRSLIDECEIDTLPGYRGMGPVRVGNQAYRQVQHDVYGSAILTATHVFFDRRLVRCGDEALFHRLEALGERAVQVHDQPDAGLWELRGTARVHTFSSVMCWAACDRLAKIATRLGLAQRADYWHSQAERIHRVVSQRAWSDKLNSFVATLDGNSMDASLLLLNEVGFLDAEDPRFAGTVAAVERELRRGDFIFRYVEKDDFGEPANAFLICTFWYINALSALGRRDEARALFERLLACRNRHGLLAEHIDPRSGEQWGNFVQTYSMVGLINSAIRLSVRWDQAF; encoded by the coding sequence ATGAAGACACTGGATCTGGCGCTGATCGGCAACAGCAGCATCGGCGCGCTGCTCGACGAAAAGGCCGAGGTCGTCTGGGCCTGCTTCCCGCGCTTCGACGGCGACGCCCTGTTCTGCTCGCTGCTGCGGGAACGCACCGACGAGTCGGGTTTCGGCTTCATGGCGGTCGACCTGCTGGACTTTACCCATGCCGAACAGGAGTACCTGACCAATACGGCGATCCTTGTCACCCGCCTGCATGACCGTCACGGCGGCGTGGTGGAAGTGACCGACTTCTCGCCGCGCTTCCGCCAGCATGGACGCATGTTCGCCCCCATGACCCTGGTGCGCCAGGTGCGGCGGCTCTCCGGCAGCCCGCGCATCGTGCTGCGCGTGCGTCCTGCCCACGACTACGGCCGCGAGCGTCCGGCCGTGACCTGGGGCAGCAACCATATCCGCTTCGTTACCCCCGACCTGGTGCTGCGCCTGACCACCGACGCCTCGGTGACCGCCGTCATCGAGGAGACGCCGTTCTTCCTGGACGACATGGTGACGCTGATCCTCGGTCCGGACGAGACCCTGCAAGGCGCGGTCGGCGAGACCGGCCGGCGCTTCGCCGAGGAGACGGCCGCCTACTGGCGCGAGTGGGTGCGCTATCTCGGCATCCCCTACGAATGGCAGGAGGCGGTGATCCGCGCCGCCATTACTCTCAAGCTCAACGCCTACGACGACTCCGGCGCCATCATTGCCGCCATGACGACCTCGATACCCGAGGCGGCGGACAGCGGGCGCAACTGGGATTACCGCTACTGCTGGCTGCGCGACGGCTATTTCGTGGTGAACGCCCTCAACCGCCTCGGCACGACGCAGACCATGGAGCGCTACCTCGGCTACGTCGTGAACATTGCCGCCGGCGCGAAGGACGGCGTGCTGCAGCCGGTTTATCGCATCAACGGCCGTTCGCTCATCGACGAGTGCGAGATCGACACCCTGCCCGGCTACCGCGGCATGGGGCCGGTGCGCGTCGGCAACCAGGCCTACCGCCAGGTGCAGCACGACGTCTACGGCTCGGCCATCCTCACGGCGACCCACGTCTTCTTCGACAGGCGCCTCGTGCGCTGCGGCGACGAGGCGCTGTTCCATCGGCTCGAAGCCCTTGGCGAGCGCGCCGTGCAGGTGCACGACCAGCCGGACGCCGGCCTGTGGGAGCTGCGCGGCACGGCCCGCGTGCATACCTTCTCCAGCGTGATGTGCTGGGCCGCCTGCGACCGTCTGGCGAAAATCGCCACCCGGCTCGGCCTGGCGCAGCGCGCGGATTACTGGCACAGCCAGGCCGAGCGCATCCACCGCGTCGTCAGCCAGCGTGCCTGGAGCGACAAGCTCAACAGCTTCGTCGCCACCCTCGACGGCAATTCCATGGACGCCAGCCTGCTGCTGCTCAACGAAGTGGGTTTCCTGGATGCCGAGGACCCGCGCTTCGCCGGCACGGTCGCCGCCGTCGAGCGCGAGCTGCGGCGCGGCGATTTCATCTTCCGCTACGTCGAGAAGGACGATTTCGGCGAGCCTGCCAACGCCTTCCTGATCTGCACGTTCTGGTACATCAATGCCTTGTCGGCGCTGGGGCGGCGCGACGAGGCGCGTGCCCTCTTCGAGCGCCTGCTCGCCTGCCGCAACCGCCACGGCCTGCTCGCAGAGCACATCGATCCGAGGAGCGGCGAGCAGTGGGGGAATTTCGTGCAAACCTACAGCATGGTCGGGCTGATCAATTCGGCGATCCGCCTGAGCGTGCGCTGGGACCAGGCCTTCTGA
- the otsB gene encoding trehalose-phosphatase — protein MAEATSLSGTSMALPAADADRAYFLDIDGTLLEIAETPSGVQVDATLIDMIRRLHDCTGGAVALISGRRVADVDALFPGLRLSIAGQHGLERRDAAGGIHSHAPEGVDWPWLKALVKGTFDDGQGLIIEDKGLTLAVHFRLNPGQEDRVRESLRRIVADAGAAVSLQPGKCVMEVKPAGRDKGTAIAEFMSEPPFRGRRPVFVGDDVTDEYGFRVVNDLGGDSVKVGEGETIARWRIDDVRAVRAWLTQILEGDPDCRGGRRGNMA, from the coding sequence ATGGCCGAAGCCACAAGCCTGAGCGGCACATCCATGGCCCTGCCGGCGGCGGATGCGGATCGGGCCTATTTCCTCGACATCGACGGCACCCTGCTGGAAATTGCCGAAACGCCTTCCGGCGTGCAGGTCGACGCGACGCTCATCGACATGATCCGCCGCCTCCACGATTGCACCGGCGGTGCGGTGGCCCTCATCAGCGGGCGGCGCGTTGCCGATGTCGACGCCTTGTTCCCCGGCCTGCGCCTGTCCATCGCGGGACAGCACGGACTCGAGCGCCGCGATGCCGCCGGCGGCATTCACAGCCATGCCCCCGAAGGCGTGGACTGGCCGTGGCTGAAGGCGCTCGTGAAGGGAACCTTCGATGACGGCCAGGGCCTGATCATCGAGGACAAGGGGTTGACGCTGGCGGTGCACTTCAGGCTGAATCCCGGGCAGGAAGACAGGGTTCGGGAATCGCTTCGGCGCATCGTTGCGGATGCCGGCGCCGCGGTGAGCCTGCAGCCCGGCAAATGCGTGATGGAAGTGAAGCCGGCCGGCCGCGACAAGGGCACGGCCATCGCCGAATTCATGTCGGAGCCGCCGTTCCGCGGGCGGCGGCCGGTTTTCGTAGGAGACGACGTGACGGACGAGTACGGATTCCGCGTGGTGAACGATCTGGGCGGCGATTCGGTCAAGGTCGGCGAGGGCGAAACCATTGCGCGCTGGCGCATCGATGACGTGCGGGCGGTGCGTGCGTGGCTGACGCAGATCCTGGAGGGCGACCCGGATTGCCGGGGCGGCCGGCGGGGGAACATGGCATGA
- a CDS encoding trehalose-6-phosphate synthase encodes MSLSLRFILPLVLALAAIAYGVVPLVDQLTLRWFVRDLDIRAELVANSLQDPLQDHLRVGQKAKTQLYFSRLIQDERLFGLGFCPEGGALIATKGFPAAIRCDSLERFGDPAARLLESEQGPLHVAVRAIEQDGSVLGKLVLVHDMSFILRRSEETKQYVFYFFIGLGLVVSLITVVIAQLSWRGWIQGMRALLRGEGLLREPGKEMAAPEFLPIARDLRVLIREMEAEFRPRDDAQMTWTPETLRAILLGELSGEDVLVVSNREPYIHVRRGEQIEVQRPASGLVTALEPIMRACSGTWIAHGSGNADREVVDASDRVAVPPERPAYHIRRVWLSPEEEAGYYYGFSNEGLWPLCHIAHVRPTFRTSDWRQYVEVNRKFAEAVVAEAKKPNPIVLVQDYHLALLPRMIRERLPEAIVITFWHIPWPNPEAFSICPWRKEILEGLLGSSILGFHTQFHCNNFVDTVDRMLEARVNRENFSVSYGGKSTVVKRYPISIEWPPPAELTEKTVDQCRSEVRRRHGLGRDHLLGVGVDRLDYTKGVIERFRAIERLLELEPVWIGRFSFVQIAAPTRTSIGEYQQYEAHVRALAKEINDRYGRGGYSPIILKIEHHEPQDVYEYYRAADLCFVSSLHDGMNLVAKEFVAARDDDRGVLILSRFTGAARELPEALLVNPYDADQCAAALHVALSMPAVEQRDRMRLMRGLVAEFNVYRWAGRMLLDAAGMRRRGKVLEKKEEWPKPQA; translated from the coding sequence ATGTCCCTTTCACTGCGCTTCATCCTTCCCCTGGTGCTGGCCCTGGCGGCGATTGCCTACGGTGTCGTGCCCCTGGTGGATCAGTTGACGCTGCGCTGGTTCGTGCGAGACCTCGACATCCGCGCCGAGCTGGTTGCCAATTCCCTGCAGGACCCGCTGCAGGACCATCTGCGGGTGGGGCAGAAAGCCAAGACCCAGCTCTATTTCTCCCGCCTCATCCAGGACGAGCGCCTGTTCGGCCTCGGTTTCTGTCCAGAGGGCGGCGCGCTGATCGCCACCAAGGGATTTCCCGCGGCCATCCGCTGCGACAGCCTGGAGCGGTTCGGCGATCCCGCCGCGCGCCTGCTGGAGAGCGAACAGGGACCGCTGCATGTGGCCGTTCGCGCCATCGAACAGGATGGAAGCGTCCTCGGCAAGCTCGTGCTGGTGCACGACATGAGCTTCATCCTGCGGCGCAGCGAGGAAACCAAGCAATACGTCTTCTATTTCTTTATCGGCCTCGGCCTGGTCGTCTCCCTCATCACGGTGGTGATTGCCCAGCTGTCCTGGCGCGGCTGGATACAGGGCATGCGCGCACTGCTCAGGGGCGAGGGACTCCTGCGCGAGCCGGGCAAGGAAATGGCGGCACCCGAGTTCCTGCCGATCGCCCGCGACCTGCGCGTCCTCATACGAGAAATGGAGGCGGAGTTCCGTCCGCGCGACGATGCGCAGATGACCTGGACCCCGGAAACGCTGCGCGCCATCCTGCTCGGCGAACTGAGCGGCGAGGACGTGCTGGTGGTCTCCAACCGGGAGCCCTACATCCACGTCCGTCGCGGCGAGCAGATCGAGGTGCAGCGGCCGGCGAGCGGACTCGTCACCGCGTTGGAGCCGATCATGCGCGCCTGCTCGGGCACCTGGATCGCCCACGGCAGCGGCAACGCGGACCGCGAAGTGGTGGACGCAAGCGACCGGGTGGCCGTGCCGCCCGAGCGGCCGGCCTACCATATCCGCCGCGTCTGGCTTTCGCCCGAGGAAGAGGCCGGCTACTACTACGGCTTCTCCAACGAAGGCCTGTGGCCGCTGTGCCATATCGCCCACGTGCGACCGACGTTCCGCACCAGCGACTGGCGGCAGTACGTCGAGGTCAACCGGAAATTCGCCGAGGCGGTCGTTGCCGAGGCGAAGAAGCCCAATCCGATCGTATTGGTGCAGGACTACCATCTGGCCCTGCTGCCGCGGATGATCCGAGAACGGCTGCCCGAGGCCATCGTCATCACCTTCTGGCACATACCCTGGCCAAACCCGGAGGCGTTTTCCATCTGCCCCTGGCGCAAGGAGATCCTCGAAGGGCTGCTCGGCAGCAGCATCCTCGGCTTCCACACGCAATTCCATTGCAACAATTTCGTCGACACCGTGGATCGCATGCTCGAGGCACGCGTCAACCGGGAGAACTTCAGCGTCAGCTACGGCGGGAAGTCGACGGTGGTCAAGCGCTATCCGATTTCCATCGAATGGCCGCCGCCGGCCGAACTGACCGAAAAAACGGTCGATCAATGCCGCAGCGAGGTGCGGCGCCGGCATGGGCTTGGGCGGGATCACCTGCTGGGCGTCGGCGTCGATCGCCTGGACTACACCAAGGGCGTCATCGAGCGGTTCCGCGCCATCGAGCGGCTGCTCGAACTGGAGCCGGTCTGGATCGGCCGTTTCAGCTTCGTGCAGATTGCCGCGCCGACGCGCACCAGCATCGGCGAGTACCAGCAGTACGAGGCGCATGTGCGCGCCCTGGCGAAGGAAATCAACGATCGCTACGGCCGCGGCGGCTACAGCCCCATCATCCTGAAGATCGAGCACCATGAGCCGCAGGACGTATACGAGTACTACCGGGCGGCCGACCTGTGCTTCGTCAGCAGCCTGCACGACGGCATGAACCTGGTGGCGAAGGAATTCGTCGCCGCGCGCGACGACGATCGCGGCGTTCTGATTCTCAGCCGTTTCACCGGGGCCGCACGCGAACTGCCCGAGGCGCTGCTAGTCAATCCCTACGACGCCGACCAATGCGCGGCGGCGCTGCATGTGGCGCTCTCGATGCCGGCGGTTGAACAGCGCGACCGCATGCGCCTGATGCGCGGGCTGGTGGCCGAATTCAATGTGTACCGCTGGGCCGGACGCATGCTGCTCGACGCGGCCGGCATGCGGCGCAGGGGAAAAGTCCTGGAGAAAAAGGAAGAATGGCCGAAGCCACAAGCCTGA
- a CDS encoding MarR family transcriptional regulator, translating to MTAQARKPHGKNIAGIKRGKASASDLQRVQAMAVLQQFRFVFKSAKKHFQWVERETGVSGSQLWAMAQIADTPGMSVTELARALAIHQSTASNLIDKLVQRDLARRERKSDDQRIVQLYLTRLGLAIVAKAPQPVEGVLPDALMRLPKADLLKLDALLKGLTQLMRVRDASGRHTPLADI from the coding sequence ATGACTGCTCAAGCGAGAAAACCGCACGGCAAGAATATTGCCGGCATCAAGCGCGGCAAAGCCTCCGCCAGCGACCTTCAGCGCGTCCAGGCAATGGCGGTATTGCAGCAATTCCGTTTCGTCTTCAAGTCGGCCAAAAAGCATTTCCAGTGGGTGGAGCGGGAAACGGGCGTCAGCGGCTCGCAGCTCTGGGCGATGGCGCAGATCGCCGACACCCCCGGCATGAGCGTCACGGAACTGGCCCGTGCCCTCGCCATCCACCAGTCGACTGCCAGCAACCTGATCGACAAGCTTGTGCAACGCGACCTGGCACGACGCGAACGAAAAAGCGACGACCAGCGTATCGTGCAGCTCTATCTGACCAGGCTGGGCCTGGCCATCGTGGCCAAGGCGCCGCAGCCCGTCGAAGGCGTTCTGCCGGATGCGCTGATGCGCCTGCCCAAAGCCGACTTGCTCAAGCTCGATGCCCTGCTGAAGGGGCTCACGCAACTCATGCGCGTGCGTGATGCCAGCGGCAGGCACACGCCGCTCGCCGACATCTGA
- a CDS encoding serine/threonine protein kinase gives MNPSLDRARLALLLLLAAMLAVGLWAYRGVGESLRDIRATGLQTLLDTQVEALEQWIAQGRNEAEQLSADEELRASIAGLSRRGPQKSDGSLVIGHILQKAGGIGITAAHIVDPQGGILASSDAVRVGQGVTPDFFAHLSPALGGRSVFIRPYRSGSGAGPGLLGRVWVAAPVRADGGKIIAIIALGSPAGERFAALFRAARPGRTGEALVFDAEGWLLSESRHADALRQGGLAHRLVMPETETLTRLAAAASAARMRSEGERQGLLLAPYTNYLGNDVIGAWRWLADHDIGVAIEMESGEAYAPLTYLQVGFAVVLLLMGAVWLSGFLPPQALASLLRREGHARQLGPYRLIRQIGEGALSNVYLAQHRMLKRPAAIKVLKPQTTSDEWTARFQREVQSASQLGHPNTITIYDYGTGANSEFWYAMEFLEGLSLADLVERYGPVPPARAAWILRQVCASLWEAHASGLVHRDIKPQNIMLCDIRGERDVVKVLDFGLVKQMSGEQTRDLTSTLRILGTPLYMSPERIRHPGDADARADIYALGAVGYYLLTGKRLFETETEHDLIYQVLHTVPPLASERSPFPVPVELDALIGRCLEKDPDRRPQSMAEVASALDAVLVYQPWTRSQIGAWWEKNWISEDHPERRFRTG, from the coding sequence GTGAACCCATCCCTCGACCGCGCGCGCCTCGCCCTGCTCCTGCTGCTCGCCGCCATGCTGGCCGTGGGCCTGTGGGCCTATCGCGGCGTCGGCGAATCGCTGCGCGATATCCGCGCCACCGGTCTGCAGACACTGCTCGACACCCAGGTCGAGGCGCTTGAGCAATGGATCGCGCAAGGGCGGAACGAGGCCGAGCAGTTGTCCGCCGATGAAGAATTGCGCGCATCGATCGCCGGGCTTTCCCGCCGCGGCCCGCAAAAGAGCGACGGCAGCCTTGTCATCGGGCACATCCTGCAGAAGGCGGGCGGGATCGGCATCACGGCAGCCCACATCGTCGACCCTCAGGGCGGCATTCTTGCCTCGAGCGATGCTGTGCGCGTCGGCCAGGGCGTGACGCCCGATTTCTTCGCCCACCTGTCTCCGGCCCTGGGCGGCCGGTCGGTATTCATTCGGCCGTATCGAAGCGGCAGCGGCGCCGGCCCGGGCCTGCTCGGGCGCGTCTGGGTGGCAGCCCCGGTACGGGCCGATGGCGGCAAGATCATCGCCATCATCGCACTGGGTTCCCCGGCAGGGGAGCGCTTCGCGGCGCTCTTCCGGGCCGCCCGCCCCGGCCGCACGGGAGAGGCGCTGGTCTTCGATGCCGAGGGCTGGCTGTTGTCGGAGAGCCGCCATGCGGACGCTCTCAGGCAGGGCGGACTGGCACACCGGCTGGTCATGCCCGAGACGGAAACGCTGACCCGGCTTGCGGCGGCAGCCAGCGCCGCGCGCATGCGCAGCGAAGGCGAACGTCAGGGACTGCTTCTCGCCCCCTATACGAATTATCTCGGGAACGATGTCATCGGCGCCTGGCGCTGGCTTGCCGACCACGACATCGGCGTCGCCATCGAGATGGAATCCGGCGAAGCCTATGCGCCGCTTACCTACCTGCAGGTCGGCTTTGCCGTCGTGCTGCTGCTGATGGGTGCCGTGTGGCTGTCGGGATTCCTGCCGCCGCAGGCGTTGGCTTCATTGCTGCGGCGCGAAGGGCACGCAAGGCAGCTCGGGCCCTACCGGCTGATCCGCCAGATCGGCGAGGGGGCGCTCTCCAACGTGTATCTCGCCCAGCATCGGATGCTCAAGCGCCCGGCTGCGATAAAGGTGCTCAAGCCGCAGACGACCTCCGACGAATGGACCGCCCGTTTCCAGCGCGAAGTGCAGTCGGCCAGCCAGCTCGGCCATCCCAACACCATCACCATCTACGACTACGGCACCGGCGCCAACAGCGAGTTCTGGTATGCCATGGAATTCCTGGAAGGCCTCTCGCTCGCCGATCTGGTCGAGCGTTACGGTCCGGTGCCGCCCGCGCGCGCAGCCTGGATCCTGCGCCAGGTCTGCGCCTCGCTCTGGGAGGCGCATGCCAGCGGACTGGTGCATCGCGACATCAAGCCGCAGAACATCATGCTGTGCGACATCCGCGGCGAGCGCGACGTGGTGAAGGTGCTCGACTTCGGCCTGGTCAAGCAGATGTCCGGCGAGCAGACGCGCGATCTCACCAGCACGCTGCGCATTCTCGGCACCCCGCTCTACATGTCACCCGAGCGCATCCGCCACCCCGGCGACGCCGATGCCCGCGCCGACATCTACGCGCTGGGCGCCGTCGGCTATTACCTGCTCACCGGCAAGCGCCTGTTCGAGACCGAGACCGAACACGACCTGATCTACCAGGTGCTGCATACGGTGCCGCCGCTCGCCTCGGAACGCTCGCCCTTCCCCGTGCCGGTCGAGCTCGATGCGCTGATCGGCCGCTGCCTGGAAAAGGATCCCGACCGGCGCCCGCAGAGCATGGCGGAGGTTGCCAGCGCCCTCGATGCCGTGCTGGTCTACCAGCCGTGGACGCGGAGCCAGATCGGCGCCTGGTGGGAAAAGAACTGGATATCGGAGGACCACCCCGAGCGGCGCTTCAGGACCGGCTGA
- a CDS encoding lactate utilization protein C, with amino-acid sequence MNDSRDDILNRIRSRLGRTAENAVAGQAAIDAVLARRAQGPRPAVEDDLVARLRSRSEALASTVEIVERIEAAPAAVARYLSAHQLPLVAVAWPQLASLDWAGAGLRVEARAARGEDLVGITGVFCAVAETGTLVVLSGADTPASASLLPETHIAVVPAARIVPGMEEAFNLIRAECGELPRAVNFISGPSRTGDIEQTLVLGAHGPYRVHIVVSRS; translated from the coding sequence ATGAACGACTCGCGCGACGACATCCTGAATCGCATTCGCAGCCGGCTGGGCCGCACGGCAGAGAATGCCGTGGCCGGGCAGGCCGCCATCGACGCCGTCCTCGCGCGCCGCGCGCAGGGTCCGCGGCCGGCAGTCGAGGACGACCTCGTCGCGCGCCTGCGCAGCCGTTCCGAGGCGCTGGCGAGCACCGTCGAGATCGTCGAGCGGATCGAAGCAGCACCGGCGGCGGTGGCGCGTTACCTCAGTGCCCATCAGCTGCCGCTGGTGGCCGTCGCCTGGCCGCAGCTGGCCAGCCTCGACTGGGCCGGCGCCGGCCTGCGGGTGGAGGCGCGCGCCGCCCGCGGCGAGGACCTCGTCGGCATCACCGGCGTCTTCTGCGCCGTGGCCGAGACCGGCACGCTGGTTGTGCTCTCCGGCGCCGACACGCCGGCTTCGGCGAGCCTGTTGCCGGAGACGCACATCGCCGTCGTCCCGGCCGCGCGCATCGTGCCGGGCATGGAGGAAGCCTTCAACCTGATCCGCGCCGAATGCGGCGAACTGCCGCGCGCGGTGAATTTCATTTCAGGTCCCTCGCGTACCGGCGACATCGAACAGACCCTGGTGCTCGGCGCGCACGGCCCCTACCGGGTGCACATCGTCGTCAGCCGGTCCTGA
- a CDS encoding D-2-hydroxyacid dehydrogenase — translation MAEHKIVFLERDSIRGEFRRPDFPHDYAEYPLTKPEELALRVKDASIVIVNKVQLRGELLATLPDLKMVAIAATGTDNVDLAWCREHGVVASNIRGYAVNTVPEHVIALTMALRRNLLAYRRDVQAGKWQQAPMFCFFDHLIGDLHGATLGIFGRGSLGEGVARLAEAFGMRVLWGEHKGVGETKVRPGRTAFETVLREADVISLHCPLNDATRGMVGEAELRTMKPDAVLINTARGGLVDEAALARALKEGWIGGAGFDVLSKEPPREGNPLLAIDQPNFILTPHVAWASARAMQTLLDQLTGNIEAFARGEPRNRVA, via the coding sequence ATGGCCGAACACAAGATCGTCTTCCTCGAGCGCGATTCCATCCGCGGCGAATTCCGCCGGCCGGACTTCCCGCACGACTACGCCGAATACCCACTGACGAAACCCGAGGAGCTGGCGCTGCGCGTCAAGGACGCCAGCATCGTCATCGTGAACAAGGTGCAGCTGCGCGGCGAACTGCTCGCCACGTTGCCTGACCTAAAGATGGTCGCCATCGCCGCCACCGGCACCGACAACGTCGACCTTGCCTGGTGCCGCGAGCACGGCGTCGTCGCCTCCAACATCCGCGGCTACGCCGTGAACACCGTGCCCGAGCACGTCATCGCCCTGACCATGGCGCTCAGGCGCAACTTGCTCGCCTACCGCCGCGACGTGCAGGCCGGCAAGTGGCAGCAGGCGCCGATGTTCTGCTTCTTCGACCACCTGATCGGCGACCTCCACGGCGCGACGCTGGGCATCTTCGGCCGCGGCTCGCTCGGCGAGGGCGTGGCGCGCCTGGCCGAGGCCTTCGGCATGCGCGTGCTGTGGGGGGAGCATAAAGGCGTGGGCGAAACAAAAGTCAGGCCCGGCAGGACGGCGTTCGAGACGGTGCTGCGGGAGGCCGACGTCATCTCGCTGCACTGCCCGCTCAATGATGCCACGCGCGGCATGGTCGGCGAGGCGGAGCTGAGGACGATGAAGCCGGATGCCGTGCTCATCAATACCGCGCGCGGCGGCCTCGTCGACGAGGCGGCGCTGGCGCGGGCACTGAAGGAAGGATGGATCGGCGGCGCCGGCTTCGACGTGCTGTCGAAGGAGCCGCCGCGCGAGGGCAACCCGCTGCTGGCGATCGACCAGCCCAACTTCATCCTGACGCCGCACGTCGCCTGGGCCTCGGCGCGGGCGATGCAGACGCTGCTCGACCAGCTGACGGGCAACATCGAGGCCTTCGCCCGCGGCGAGCCGCGCAACCGGGTGGCCTGA
- a CDS encoding CoA-acylating methylmalonate-semialdehyde dehydrogenase — MNAVMQPAALPQVPLWIDGRAQAAGAQRFGEVFDPARGAAIRLAPLCEADDVERAVSAAARAFPAWRDTPPLRRARILMRFRELLEANKEALARLVVEEHGKTLEDAIGSVTRGIEVVEFATGIPHLLKGEFAENVGGGVDCVSLRQPLGVCAGITPFNFPVMVPLWMFPVALACGNTFVLKPSEKVPSASLRMAELLTEAGLPPGVFNVIHGDRVAVDALLNHPLVKAVSFVGSTPVARHIYETGTRAGKRVQALGGAKNHAVVLPDADLEFTAEALTGAAYGSAGERCMAISAVMAVGPAGDALIEKLKAKAAAIRVGPGCAPNVGMGPLISAPHRAKVAGYVDQGVKEGAELVVDGRGLKVAGSEQGFFLGPTLFDRVRPEMSIYRDEIFGPVLVVLRAATLTDAIALVNANPYGNGTAIFTRDGGAARRFQNEIEVGMVGVNVPIPVPMAFFSFGGWKASLFGDLHVHGPDGVRFYTRGKVVTTRWPEAAAAAPGLNMPTLG; from the coding sequence ATGAACGCAGTCATGCAGCCCGCGGCCCTGCCGCAGGTTCCCTTATGGATCGACGGCCGGGCGCAGGCCGCTGGCGCGCAGCGCTTCGGCGAGGTGTTCGATCCGGCGCGCGGCGCGGCGATCCGCCTGGCGCCGCTGTGCGAGGCGGATGACGTCGAGCGGGCGGTCTCCGCCGCCGCGCGCGCCTTTCCGGCCTGGCGCGACACGCCGCCGCTGCGCCGCGCGCGCATCCTGATGCGCTTCCGCGAGCTGCTGGAGGCGAACAAGGAGGCGCTGGCGCGTCTCGTCGTCGAGGAGCACGGCAAGACGCTGGAAGACGCCATCGGCTCGGTGACGCGCGGCATCGAGGTGGTCGAGTTCGCCACCGGCATCCCGCACCTGCTCAAGGGCGAGTTCGCCGAGAATGTCGGCGGCGGCGTCGACTGCGTCTCGCTGCGCCAGCCGCTCGGCGTCTGCGCCGGCATCACGCCCTTCAACTTCCCGGTGATGGTGCCGCTGTGGATGTTCCCGGTGGCGCTGGCCTGCGGCAACACCTTCGTGCTGAAGCCCTCCGAGAAAGTGCCCTCGGCCAGCCTGCGCATGGCCGAGCTGCTGACCGAGGCCGGCTTGCCGCCGGGCGTCTTCAACGTCATCCACGGCGACCGCGTCGCGGTGGACGCGCTGCTGAACCATCCCCTGGTGAAGGCTGTGTCCTTCGTCGGCTCGACGCCGGTGGCGCGCCACATTTACGAGACCGGCACCCGCGCCGGCAAGCGCGTGCAGGCGCTCGGCGGGGCGAAGAACCACGCCGTCGTGCTGCCCGACGCCGACCTGGAGTTCACCGCCGAGGCGCTGACCGGCGCCGCCTACGGCTCGGCCGGCGAACGCTGCATGGCGATTTCCGCCGTGATGGCGGTGGGCCCGGCCGGCGATGCGCTGATCGAAAAATTGAAGGCGAAGGCCGCTGCCATCCGCGTCGGCCCGGGCTGTGCGCCGAATGTCGGCATGGGGCCGTTGATCTCCGCGCCGCATCGCGCCAAGGTGGCGGGCTACGTCGATCAGGGCGTCAAGGAGGGCGCCGAACTGGTGGTGGACGGCCGTGGCCTCAAGGTGGCGGGCAGCGAGCAGGGCTTCTTCCTCGGCCCGACGTTGTTCGACCGCGTGCGGCCCGAGATGAGCATCTACCGCGACGAGATCTTCGGCCCGGTGCTGGTGGTGCTGCGCGCAGCCACGCTGACCGATGCCATCGCCCTGGTGAACGCCAACCCCTACGGCAACGGCACGGCGATCTTCACCCGAGACGGCGGCGCGGCGCGCCGCTTCCAGAACGAGATCGAGGTCGGCATGGTCGGCGTCAACGTGCCGATCCCGGTACCGATGGCCTTCTTTTCCTTCGGCGGCTGGAAGGCCTCGCTGTTCGGCGACCTGCACGTGCACGGCCCGGACGGCGTGCGATTCTATACGCGCGGCAAGGTGGTCACGACGCGCTGGCCGGAGGCTGCCGCCGCCGCGCCCGGACTCAACATGCCGACCCTGGGGTGA